The Malaclemys terrapin pileata isolate rMalTer1 chromosome 20, rMalTer1.hap1, whole genome shotgun sequence genome contains the following window.
CCTTCGGTAAAGAGACACTGCAGGGTTTTGTTTAAGGGCCTCTAACCCCAACCTGAGGTGTGGAAGGGaggctgtcccctccccctgtcAACAGGGGAGGCAGCTGGAGTTTGGCATATTTGGGACCAGCGTGGGAgaccccaggctctgccctggcAGGGTCTGTGGAGGGGTGGGACCCTCGGCTGGGCagtgtctggggggtggggggggtccctTACCCTGCAGTACCTCCTCCGTGGGCAGCTTGCTTCCAGCCGGGCCGTGAAGAACccgcctgctggcagctgcccggAGCTCTGTacgggccagccctgcccctgctgcttctGCACGAAGCTGTTGCGGTGGTGCTGGTTTTGCCTACGTTCTTGCCTGGAGCTGACACCATCTCCAGGCTGGGCAGTGCCGGCCCAGCGCTCAGGGCTGCTCCATGCATGGCTGGCTGGCCACTTGGAACCGCAGCTTCTCTTTGGTTTCTgttggtgctggggggaggcagctGCGGCCAGTCTTGCCCTGATCGCTGCCTTCGGGCTGGTGCTCCGCAGGGCCCCCTGCCGCTGGCCTTCAGGGCTGGCTTCTTGCAGCTCCAGGTAATGCCTGAGCAGGCCCCTGGTCTCCCCCAGCTTTGCTAGCCCCCCGGTGCATGGTAATGCATGTGCGCTGCTGCCTGCGGGTTTCTCAGTATTActctggtgctggggggcaggcccTGGCAGGCCTGCCTCGCCGGGGCCCGCGGTGACTGCATACAGCCTGAGCCACCCCCCCAGAACGTCTGTATCCACAACAAGCCAATAAACAGCAGCGATGGTGCCTCTGTGTGCTGGCTTCACTGGGGCCTTGCTTAGTGCATGAGGGGGCACTCGTAGCCAGCAGCGGGGACCCCCCCCGCAGAGCATCCCCGAGGGCCCCAGCGCCCatttgcttagggttaccatattttgagtgtccagaaagaggacactccacggggccccgcccatgcccccgccccaactccgccccctcccctgcttcccccgaacatttgattcgcaggaagcctgaagcaggcagcaggtaagctgggatgcggtggggggaggaggtgtggcccagtctggccccccaaccgagcggctccagcctggctcggctcgggccctggggtgccagcccctgGCTGAGcacgcccggcccagcacccccagccctgcacagccgggcccggcccagcacgtccctattttcccggacatgtttggctttttgggatttccccccggacggggatttgaggcccaaaaagccggacatgtccgggaaaatccggacgtatggtaaccctacatttgcTGTCCacacaggagctggctgggccTACGGCcgctccccagctccaccctctggccactgctgctcctgccctgagctgGCTTGGCACGCCTGGAGCCGCCCCCCTTTCTGCAGTGGGGGCcactccgctcccctccccagggccacCTGCCAAGCTGCTGTTCCCTTCCCCGCAGGTGGGGCCGCGAGCACCTCCGCCGGGCCCCTTCAGAACCTGTTCTGTGGGTCAGGCCGCACCTGGAGGAAGCTGCCTGGGCTGGGCCTGCCCGAGGCTCCTGCTCATTAGCGCAGGCTAATAATCCCCACAGCCTCAGCAGGGCAAGGGTGTGTCTCAGCTTGTTTATTTCCAATTAAGGCTCCAAAGGGCAGGCTCCAGAGATAACAGCGAACGGCCATGGGTGCCAGGCTGGGTCGCCTCGCGGCCCTGCTCTGTGGCCGGGTCTCTGCCCAGAGGCACCTGTGCAGTCTGGGCGAGACACAGCCAGTCCTAGCGCTGGCATCAGTGGCTCTTCTTCTTCTCCTTGGACTTCTCCTTCTTCTCCTTCGGCTTCTTCTCCTTATTCAGcttcttctccttcttcttcttgTGCTCGtggcctgggcagtggggctggagggagagcgcagggggttgggggggaaagggTCTGGGCTGTCTGAGAGCCCATCTCTGTCCCTGGCCTGCCTTGGTTTccctcctccctgagctcgcaCCAGGGCAGCACCTGGCCCCACGGGGTCTCTGACCTCCACTGGGCTCTGCTGCCATGATCCACCTCTGTGCCCCGGTGGATTAGGGCCGGGCCCAGGACTGTGTTTGCCCGCTAGCGCCAACTGCTCTCTGCAGCCAGGCCCCACCCTGCCTGGGGGCTGTGGGCCCCACCCTGCTGCCTTCTGGTGCTGGGCTGGGCCAACAGGTGCAAACAGCCCTGCAGTTATCAGGGTGTGGGCAATGGAGCTGGCAGGtgccctgtggggctgggatGGCCCTTGGCAGCCAGACCTGGGCAAACAGGGACAGGGGAGCCAGGAACCAGGCTCCCATGCAGGGGCTGCTGGCCATGTACCCTCCCAGCAAGAAGACGGTGTGGGGCTGTCTGCTGCGGGGCTCGGCACCTGGGTGGggaacagacccccccccccttctcctggcATGGGGCGCTCTCCTTGTCCCCCttgcatggggctggggcagagctaggaagagaacccaggagtcctggctcccagtctccacCCCACAATGGGGGCAGCAGCCCCTGCGGGAGGGGGATGAGGCGGCTGGGCTGGCAGAGCTGCTCAGGGGGGTGCTGATCTCAGCCCTTCCCCAGGGGGGTCCTGGCCCCTCACCCCCTACCTTGCCATGGTGCTCCCCATCGCTCtcactggagctgctgctggagtccgAAGAGGAGCTGTGCCCGtcctgagagagagaagaggctCAGCCTTGTCCAGGGGCCCCCCAGCATCGCAGTGGGGGGGTCCCAGCACAGGGCAGCATGTCACAGGGGGGTGCCCAGAGccggtgccccctcccccacccagagaACCGCAGACCCCCCCACTCCAGTgtggagaggagagggggcatCCGGGCGTCCAGTCTCTGCCCCTTAGCAGAGGTGGGGGTCAGGCCCgattcctgccctgcccccacccagggtccccagatcctgccccagcccctcctcaccTTGTGTTTGGGGTGCCCCTCTTTCTTCCCCGCCTCATGTTTCTTGGGGTCTGAGCCAAccgctgtggggcagaggggagcgtGTCAGTCCGTGCCCAGCCCGGCTGTGccgc
Protein-coding sequences here:
- the C20H19orf33 gene encoding immortalization up-regulated protein, yielding MDCNRPAAVGSDPKKHEAGKKEGHPKHKDGHSSSSDSSSSSSESDGEHHGKPHCPGHEHKKKKEKKLNKEKKPKEKKEKSKEKKKSH